The following is a genomic window from Methylomarinum vadi.
GGCCGCTAACCTGGCGGCAGGCTGCCGGTTTTAATGATGGTGATTATCGTCGATCGGGAGCGACTTCCAACACACTGATGTTGAAATTCCAACAATGGTTGCCATTCAATTATTCTCAGTTTGAAACAATCAAGGTGATTATCGAGCGGCAATATGTGGCTGAACAAGGACTGGTTTTGGTTATTAAGGATCGTTTTGGTGATCTGGAAGCCATCATCGACCAGGAAATAAAATACACGAGAGAAATATATCCGTTAGGGGATATTCATGAAGTTGAACTGGAACGTTTGGTTCCACCGCTTCATTCCATCGTGTTGGTACGCGATAAGCCGGTTACAAGAACGTATCACTACCGGGTCAAAAAAATTGTTTATGTAGCGCAAAGTCCCTTCAATCAGCAAGAAGATCAAATTCGTAAAAATACTTTGCTTTTTGCTCAATTAACAATGGAAGAAATTTTAGCAAAATTCCACAGTCACAAATTTGCCGACCGCCTCGCCGTCCTTGGGGTTGCGGTAGAAAAAATGGGAAAACTCCTACAGGAAAAGCAGTCATCGAGCCATCAGCAAGCGGCGCGTTATTATGAAGCAATTAAACAGATGCAGTCTGATCAATCGAAAGATGACAGAATTCGTTCAACAGCAAAAAGTATGACTAAGCTTTACCGGTCTTTTTTTGAACAACCCGCGGAAGGTGGAATGCATTAGCGGTTCGGCCGAATAAGCAGAAACAAATTTTGCTTAAAAAACGCTAAAGCAAACCCACTTCCGTTATGCTCCATTGATCTGGTTAGCTCTATGTTGAACGACAGCTTACTGTGTTGTAGACGCTGTAAGCTGAAAATTTTGATGTCGTAAAATGGCCGAATTTAGCCTCTCGATGCCAGGAGGAATTGGAACTATCGTTTCAAGATTTCAGACAAAGTTCAGGGTTCTGCTCGTTAGGTTATCTTATCGATGCGCACCGTTTTGATCGCCCGGTCGCTCATGGCGTCTATCGTGAAGCGGAAACCATAGTCTTCGAAACTTTCCGCAACCGCCGGCAAATGATGCAGATGGGCCAGCATCAAGCCGCCCAGGGAAAAATAGTCCTGGCTGTTGATCTCGGTGCCCAGAATTTCGTTGACTTCGGAGATCGGCAGTTTGGCATCGAGCAATATCGCGTCCTCGCTGAGTTTCTGGTACATCATGCGGGTGCGGTAGCGGCGGCGGGACTGGTCTTCCGGGGTGTCTTCGAGATCGCCGACGACTTCCTCGTATAAATCCTGTTTATTGATCATGCCGATGCAGGTGCCGAATTCGTCGACCGCGATGGCGGTTTGGCAGTTTTGTTTGTCGAACAGCTGAAACAACTCCTCCAGATATTGGTTTTCGGTCACGAATAAGGCGGGACGGATGATTTCGCACAATTTGTCGTTGTTCAGGTCCAGCTCCATGACTTCCCAGGGTGTCAACGACAAAATGCCGATGATGTTGCTGATATTGCCGTCGTAGATCGGGATGTCGTTGAAGCTGAGCGATTTGGCCAGTCTGACAGCATTTCCCAGCGAGCTGTCCTTGTCCAGCGCCACCATGTCGGCGACCGGTGTCATGACTTGGCCGACGGTGGTGTCGGAAAAACGGATCGCGCGTTTGATGCGGTAACGATCGAATACATCGAGGTTACTGCCCATTTCCGCCATTTCCACCAAGGAGCGCATTTGCTCGCGCGAGATGAACAGGCTGGAATCGGATTTGACGCTGCCCGCCAGCCGTGCCAGCAGACGAGCGATGCGGGAGAAAATGAAAATTACCGGGAAAAACAGCCAGGTAAAGACCGACAGGACTCGTACGAGATAGGGGGCGATCAAAGTGGCATGTTGCTGGTAAATACTTTTCGGTACGATTTCCCCGAAAATCAGGAATAACGGTGAATAGATCAGCAGGGCAAAGAGATCGGCGTCCTCGCCGAACACGTCGACCAGCAATAAGGTTCCCAAAGTGGTCAGCGCCACTGTGGCGATATTGGTGCCGACCAGCGTCGTGCCGAGCAGGATGTCGGGTGTCTTGAATAATTTCAACACGGACTGGGCCCCTTTGTTGCCCAGCCGTGCCTGGTGTCTCAGCTTGATTTTGTCGGAACTGACCAGGGCGATCTCGGAGCCGGAAAAAAAACCTTTCAACAGCAACAGAAACAACATTAGCAGCAGTGTCAGTAAGGCGTTCATGCTTGTTCTCCTTCTTCCTTAATGCTGGTCGAGGCCTTTATTTTTTCGCCACGGGATGCCCGCACCCGGGCGATGCGGTGTCCGTCCATTTCCAGCACGGTCAGCACATAATCGTCCAATTGCACCTGGTCGCCGATTTGAGGCAAGCGGTCCAGTCGCCGGAACAGGACGCCGGCGACCGTGGTCATGCGGGCATCGTCGATGACGAAGTTGGTCAAATCCTCGAATTCGATTAGCTTCATATCGCCCGGAACCTCGTAGATATCGCTGTTCGGTTCATGGACGACGCCCGGCAGTTCGGTCTTGGGGCAGATTTCGCCAAACACGAATTCCAGTACACCTTCCAATGTCACCATGCCCTCGACGCCGCCGAATTCGTTCAAAATGACTGCCGCCCTGGCATTGTTTAGTTTGAAGAAATCGAACATTTCGTCGACCTTTTTGGTCAGCGGTACGACGATCGGCGGGTGAATCAGCGCGGCGAGGTCGAGATCGTCCAGGTTGTCTTGTTCCAGCAATAAGGCGGCGATATCGGCGGCATGCACGAAACCAAGCAAATTATCATGATGGTTTTTGAACACCGGGATACGATGTTGTTTGTGTTGACGAAAATAAGTGATGACCTTGCTGACCGGCCATTTGCTATTGATGAACGGCATTTTGGTGCGCGGGATCATGATTTCGACCACTTCAGTAGCGCCGGCTTCCAGTAGATTGAAGATCATCAATTTTTGGCTGCTGCCCAATTGGCCGGTTTTGACGACATCGTCCACCAGGGTGCGGAATTCGTCGACGTGCAGAATATTGTCGGGCGACTTTTCCTGACCGACCAGAAAATTGGTGACCCGGTCCGAAATTCTCCACACTACCCAGCGCAAGGGGGCGACGATCCGGATCCAGTTGCGGATGACCGGAACGACGATACGGGTGCTGACACCCACCGGATTGGAAACGGCGATGGTTTTCGGAGTCACTTCGCCAAAAACCAGCAATAACGGCACCATAACAAACAGTGTGATCCAGCCGGCCTTGGCTTCGCCGTATAGTTCGACCAGAATCACGGTCATATTGGCGGCGGCGGCGATATTGATCAACTCATTGCCGCACAAGATAGAGATAATTAATCGTCGCGGTTGCTCTAATAAGGCGTGGATGGTCAATGACTGGGGATGATTTTGATTATGCAGATTTTGTAAATCCAGTCTCGATAACGAAAACAAGGCTGTCTCGGAACTCGAGAACAACGCCGAACCAATCAGCAACAATGCCTGAACGATTAAACGCGCGATAATTCCGCCGTCGCGCAGCTTTTCACTGTCTGGAGTGAGGAAGAGTATAAAATCGTTCCAGAATACAGTCAGTTGGGCGAGATACGTGTCCAATATCAATCCTGCGGTGTAGAGCTTGGTTTTAGAAAAGGATTCGGAGAAATGCTGTAACTAATCTCCATGCCACGAGATGATATCCAATTTTGCAACTAAAACTGTACCGGTCAAGTTTAGCAGCCATCCATGTCAATTTTGTGTCAACGGGCGGTTAACCAATAAACTCAGGTAGGAATGAAGGTTCGGTTAAAAACTGTTGAGTAAACGGAAAGCCGTGACTGTTCGGTGAAACAGCCACGGCGGCGACCGAGTTTAGTTCTGCAAAGCCCTGAGTATACCTTGCAGGCTGTCGTTGGCATCGCCGAACAGCATACGGGTTTTGTCATGGACGAATAACGGGTTGCCGACGCCGGCATAACCGGAGGCCATGCTGCGTTTCAGCACGATCGTGGCATGACCTTTCCAACATTCCAATACCGGCATGCCGGCGATCGGGCTGTTGGGATCGTAGGTTGCGGACGGATTGACGATGTCGTTAGCGCCGATCACGATGGAAATATCGACATCGGGAAAATCCTCGTTGATTTCGTCCATCTCGAACACGATGTCATAGGGCACCTTGGCTTCGGCCAACAGGACGTTCATGTGGCCGGGCATGCGGCCGGCGACGGGATGGATGCCGAAACGAACATTCTTGCTTTGGTTCAGCAAAATCTTGGTGATCTCGTAGACGGTATGCTGGGCCTGCGCCACGGCCATGCCGTAACCCGGAATGATCATGATGTTTTTGGCGTCTCGCAGCAGTTGCACGGTTTCCTCGATATCGATGGGCTGGACCTCGCCTTCGACCTCGGCCGCTTCCCCGCCGGCATTGCCGAAACCGCCGGCGATGACGCTGAGGAAGTCGCGGTTCATGGCCCGGCACATGATGTAGCTGAGGATGGCGCCGCTACTGCCGACCAGGGCGCCGGTGATGATCAGTAAGTCGTTGCTGAGCATGAAACCGGTCGCGGCGGCGGCCCAACCGGAATAACTGTTCAGCATCGAGACCACGACCGGCATGTCGGCACCGCCGATAGCCATGACCATGTGGATGCCGAACAGCAGCGCGATAACGGTCATCAGGATCAATGGCCAGGTGCCGCCGCTGGTTTCAACGCCTTGCGTGAATAAGTCGTTGGCCCAATCCAGGAATGGACGATAGCCGCCGCCGGTTTCGCCGCCTTGCAGAAAAAAATAGCCGAGACCGATTGCGATAATCAGCAACAGCAAATTCAGCCAATGGCGGGCCGGCAGTAAAACCGGTTTTCCGGTGACTTTGCCGCATAGTTTGCCGAACGCGATCACCGAGCCGGAAAAGGTCACGGCGCCGATCAGAACGCCGATATAAATTTCCACCTCGTGAATGCTTTTTTCGACGCCGGCCAAGGGCGAGGAAGCGTCGGTAAAATTGGCGTAACCGACCAATACCGCCGCCATACCGACCAAGCTGTGCATTAGCGCGACCAGCTCCGGCATTTGCGTCATTTCCACCTTGAAGGCCGCGAACACGCCGATCATGCCGCCGATCAACAGGGCGACAATCAGAATGGTATAGGAAGAAACGGCGTCGCTGACCACGGTGGCAAGGATGGCGATAAGCATGCCGGCCATTCCATAGTAATTGCCGCGTCGGGCCGTTTCCTGGTTGCTTAGGCCGCCTAGGCTCAAAATGAACAGTATGGAGGCGACAATGTAAGACATTGTGACTAAACCTTGTGACATTATCCTGATCTCCTATTTTCTGAACATTTCAAGCATGCGGCGGGTCACCAGAAAACCGCCGGCGATATTGATCGAGGCGATGAGTATGGCTAGCCCCGCCAGGATGACGATGGTCATATCCGACGAAGAGACCTGAATCAATGCGCCGATGACGATGATGCCGCTGATTGCGTTGGTCACGCTCATCAACGGCGTATGCAGCGACGGCGTCACGTTCCAGATGACCTGATAGCCGACGAAGCACGCCAGTACAAAGATCGTGAAATGCTCCATGAAGGCGGGCGGCGCGACCATGCCGACGGTGAATAACAGCAATGCGACAAGAGCTACCGGAAGAAATTGCTTCACGGCCGTGAAGCGGCCGGGCGCTTCCTCGACTTCAGGTTTGGCCGCCGGCGCCTCGGTTTGCGGCGCCGGAGAGACCGACAAGGTCGGCGGTGGCGGAGGCCAGGTGATGTTGCCTTGCAGAATCACGGTGGCGCCGCGAATCACTTCATCGTCCATGTTGATGAAGACATTACCGTCCTTTTCCGGGCATAAATCGGTCAATAGGTGGCGCAAGTTGGTGGCGTAAAGCTGACTGGATTGATTGGATAAGCGGCTGGGCAAGTCGGTGTAGCCGATGATGGTGACGCCGTGTTTGACGACGACCTTGTTCTTTTCCGTCAGTGCGCAGTTGCCGCCTTGTTCGGCGGCTAAATCGACAATGACGCTGCCGTGTTTCATCGATTCCACCATCCCTGTGGTCACTAATTCCGGCGCTGGTTTGCCGGGAATCAGCGCGGTCGTGATGATGATGTCCACCTCCATCGCCTGGCGGGCGAACAGGGCCATTTCCGCTTCGATAAATTCCTTGGACATGGTTTTGGCGTAACCGCCCCTGCCGCTGCCTTCTTCCTTGAAATCCAGCATCAGAAATTCCGCGTCCATGCTCTCGACTTGCTCCTTGACCTCGGGGCGGGTATCGAAGGCTCTGACGATGGCGCCCATGCTTTTGGCGGCGCCGATGGCGGCCAGCCCGGCAACACCGGCGCCGATTACCAACACCTTGGCAGGAGGGACCTTGCCGGCCGCCGTGATTTGCCCGGTGAAAAAGCGTCCGAAGTGTTGCGCCGCTTCGACGACGGCGCGATAACCCGCGATATTGGCCATCGAGCTGAGCGCATCCATTTTTTGTGCCCTGGATAGGCGCGGGATGCTATCCATCGCCAATACCGTCACTTTTTTGGCCGCCAGTTTCTGCATTAGTTCTTCATTCTGTGCCGGCCAGATGAAACTGATCAGAATTTGTCCTTCACTCATCAACTCCACTTCGTCGATGGCCAATTCGGGGTGTCGTTCCGGTGCCCTGACTTTCAGGATAATATCGGAATTTGCCCAAATGGCTTTGGCGTTCTCGGCAATTTCGACGCCGATTTCGCGATAGGCTTCGTCAGTAGTGTCGGCGCTGAGTCCGGCGCCGCTTTCGATACTGATTGTAAAACCCAGTTTGATGAGTTTTTCGGCTGCTTCCGGTGTCGTCGCGACACGCTTTTCACCTTCGTGAATTTCTTTTGGTATACCGATCTTCATACGTTCTCCTGCAGTGGTCGAGGCTTAAGGGTGAGAACAGCAAGATTTGTATCACGCGCCGTTAAAATTAGGCATTCAAGATGTGCAATCAAAGGCCGGCGCCTGACAGCGGAAAATCCTGTTTGCAGCATAGGAGATTGGTTCTTTTTTTTCAACGCTTTTTCGGTGGATGGCCAATATTGTTTTACAATGCAATACAATGAACATATCGGCAAGCCAATGAATTTATTAGGCTGCTCTAGGTCTCCTAATGCAGTTGCCGAATATGTGCGCTTTTTTCATAAAGAATCAATTCAATGATTTCGTTAA
Proteins encoded in this region:
- a CDS encoding hemolysin family protein, which gives rise to MNALLTLLLMLFLLLLKGFFSGSEIALVSSDKIKLRHQARLGNKGAQSVLKLFKTPDILLGTTLVGTNIATVALTTLGTLLLVDVFGEDADLFALLIYSPLFLIFGEIVPKSIYQQHATLIAPYLVRVLSVFTWLFFPVIFIFSRIARLLARLAGSVKSDSSLFISREQMRSLVEMAEMGSNLDVFDRYRIKRAIRFSDTTVGQVMTPVADMVALDKDSSLGNAVRLAKSLSFNDIPIYDGNISNIIGILSLTPWEVMELDLNNDKLCEIIRPALFVTENQYLEELFQLFDKQNCQTAIAVDEFGTCIGMINKQDLYEEVVGDLEDTPEDQSRRRYRTRMMYQKLSEDAILLDAKLPISEVNEILGTEINSQDYFSLGGLMLAHLHHLPAVAESFEDYGFRFTIDAMSDRAIKTVRIDKIT
- a CDS encoding hemolysin family protein, which gives rise to MDTYLAQLTVFWNDFILFLTPDSEKLRDGGIIARLIVQALLLIGSALFSSSETALFSLSRLDLQNLHNQNHPQSLTIHALLEQPRRLIISILCGNELINIAAAANMTVILVELYGEAKAGWITLFVMVPLLLVFGEVTPKTIAVSNPVGVSTRIVVPVIRNWIRIVAPLRWVVWRISDRVTNFLVGQEKSPDNILHVDEFRTLVDDVVKTGQLGSSQKLMIFNLLEAGATEVVEIMIPRTKMPFINSKWPVSKVITYFRQHKQHRIPVFKNHHDNLLGFVHAADIAALLLEQDNLDDLDLAALIHPPIVVPLTKKVDEMFDFFKLNNARAAVILNEFGGVEGMVTLEGVLEFVFGEICPKTELPGVVHEPNSDIYEVPGDMKLIEFEDLTNFVIDDARMTTVAGVLFRRLDRLPQIGDQVQLDDYVLTVLEMDGHRIARVRASRGEKIKASTSIKEEGEQA
- a CDS encoding NAD(P)(+) transhydrogenase (Re/Si-specific) subunit beta; translation: MSQGLVTMSYIVASILFILSLGGLSNQETARRGNYYGMAGMLIAILATVVSDAVSSYTILIVALLIGGMIGVFAAFKVEMTQMPELVALMHSLVGMAAVLVGYANFTDASSPLAGVEKSIHEVEIYIGVLIGAVTFSGSVIAFGKLCGKVTGKPVLLPARHWLNLLLLIIAIGLGYFFLQGGETGGGYRPFLDWANDLFTQGVETSGGTWPLILMTVIALLFGIHMVMAIGGADMPVVVSMLNSYSGWAAAATGFMLSNDLLIITGALVGSSGAILSYIMCRAMNRDFLSVIAGGFGNAGGEAAEVEGEVQPIDIEETVQLLRDAKNIMIIPGYGMAVAQAQHTVYEITKILLNQSKNVRFGIHPVAGRMPGHMNVLLAEAKVPYDIVFEMDEINEDFPDVDISIVIGANDIVNPSATYDPNSPIAGMPVLECWKGHATIVLKRSMASGYAGVGNPLFVHDKTRMLFGDANDSLQGILRALQN
- a CDS encoding Re/Si-specific NAD(P)(+) transhydrogenase subunit alpha; amino-acid sequence: MKIGIPKEIHEGEKRVATTPEAAEKLIKLGFTISIESGAGLSADTTDEAYREIGVEIAENAKAIWANSDIILKVRAPERHPELAIDEVELMSEGQILISFIWPAQNEELMQKLAAKKVTVLAMDSIPRLSRAQKMDALSSMANIAGYRAVVEAAQHFGRFFTGQITAAGKVPPAKVLVIGAGVAGLAAIGAAKSMGAIVRAFDTRPEVKEQVESMDAEFLMLDFKEEGSGRGGYAKTMSKEFIEAEMALFARQAMEVDIIITTALIPGKPAPELVTTGMVESMKHGSVIVDLAAEQGGNCALTEKNKVVVKHGVTIIGYTDLPSRLSNQSSQLYATNLRHLLTDLCPEKDGNVFINMDDEVIRGATVILQGNITWPPPPPTLSVSPAPQTEAPAAKPEVEEAPGRFTAVKQFLPVALVALLLFTVGMVAPPAFMEHFTIFVLACFVGYQVIWNVTPSLHTPLMSVTNAISGIIVIGALIQVSSSDMTIVILAGLAILIASINIAGGFLVTRRMLEMFRK